In a single window of the Serratia quinivorans genome:
- the abgR_1 gene encoding HTH-type transcriptional regulator AbgR translates to MPASIKLHQLRAFVEVSRQGSIRAASRTSQLSQPALTKSIQELETVLGAKLFIRRSQGVVLTDCGDNFFQHASLILEELRVAQEDIQQRLGLAGGSVNIGVGGSIARTVMPQVINQFHREYPKVKVRIVEGQLVSMIPELRQGELDFTVNTYYPSSLDNELQYERLMEKEYKVVVRKGHPMEGATSLRQLQHCDWTMPTPKGSYYRLLHDLFGDLGMAPSISVTCETFMACTSLVAQSDFVSILSVDVISDPILGKHLVPLALEESLPKATFYLIQRKDTTLTPMGAHLARLFRLYCR, encoded by the coding sequence ATGCCAGCCTCAATAAAATTGCACCAATTACGTGCGTTTGTAGAAGTCAGCCGTCAGGGCAGTATTCGCGCCGCCAGCCGGACTTCACAGCTTTCGCAGCCTGCGCTGACCAAGTCGATTCAGGAGCTGGAGACGGTGCTGGGGGCCAAGCTGTTTATCCGCCGTAGCCAGGGCGTGGTGCTGACCGACTGCGGCGATAACTTTTTCCAGCATGCCAGCCTGATCCTCGAAGAGCTGCGGGTGGCGCAGGAGGATATCCAGCAACGGCTGGGGCTGGCGGGCGGCTCGGTGAATATCGGCGTCGGCGGCAGCATTGCGCGCACCGTGATGCCGCAGGTGATTAATCAGTTCCACCGTGAATATCCAAAGGTCAAAGTGCGGATTGTCGAAGGGCAACTGGTGTCGATGATCCCGGAACTTCGCCAGGGTGAACTGGATTTCACGGTCAATACCTATTACCCCAGCAGCCTGGACAATGAATTGCAGTACGAACGGCTGATGGAGAAAGAGTACAAGGTGGTGGTGCGCAAGGGGCATCCGATGGAGGGGGCGACGTCACTCAGGCAACTGCAGCACTGCGACTGGACCATGCCGACGCCAAAGGGCAGCTACTACCGGCTACTGCACGACTTGTTCGGGGATTTGGGAATGGCGCCGTCTATCAGCGTCACCTGCGAGACTTTTATGGCCTGCACCAGCCTGGTGGCGCAGAGCGACTTTGTCAGCATTCTGTCGGTAGATGTGATCTCCGACCCGATATTGGGTAAACATCTGGTGCCGCTGGCGCTGGAGGAGAGCCTGCCAAAAGCGACGTTTTATCTGATCCAGCGTAAAGACACCACGCTGACGCCGATGGGCGCACACCTGGCGCGCCTGTTCCGCTTGTACTGCCGCTAA
- the plcN gene encoding Non-hemolytic phospholipase C precursor, with product MPDFSRREILRAAAIGSAFSLLPASIRKALAIPANNRTGTLNDVEHVVILMQENRSFDHYFGTLPGVRGFSDRITIPLPGDRHVWQQQGEHRLVLPYHLDSKLGNAQRVSGTPHSWVDEQSAWDSGRMSAWPTYKTPTSMGYYRRHELPFQFALAETFTLCDAYHCSIHAGTNTNRLFHWTGTNGPTAAEVAVVVNEWDSPGPAEVGYQWQTYPERLEAGGVSWKVYQFLPDNFTDNPLAGFRQYRAASVKVGNPAQPPKDFTAFVPYSDELNVEAPLYKGNGNTLPAADGNDLDAMLTGFRNDVQQGKLPQVSWIIAPAAYSEHPGPSSPVQGGWFTQEILNALTDNPEVWSKTVLLVNYDENDGFFDHMPSPSAPSLREDGSFAGKSTVPFDSEIFQHVAPPGSQEQPPPDGRIYGPGPRVPMLVLSPWSRGGWVNSQVFDHTSVLQFLEKRFQVHEPNISAWRRAVCGDLTSAFNFVDPNEETLPRLPTTSRHAADSLRQRQEQLPQVPLPPVNRQQLPHQSRLARPSRALPYQLHVEASSNPEQKMLTLNLYNTGEQGVVFHVYDLLSLEQIPRRYTVEAGKAVSDNWLTADRYHLWLLGPNGFHRELGGSVLQPQPEVQLTPQGDRLSLTLTNAGSQATTVTIARCPYTQKGPWQIELPAGGRHQQAFATKSSGGWYDLSLQGAQGWQRRLAGRLENGDHSVSDPLMGKA from the coding sequence ATGCCTGATTTTTCGCGCAGAGAAATACTGCGGGCTGCCGCCATCGGATCGGCTTTTTCACTGTTACCCGCCTCGATCCGCAAAGCGCTGGCAATCCCCGCCAATAACCGTACCGGCACCCTTAACGATGTCGAACACGTAGTGATCCTGATGCAGGAAAACCGCTCTTTCGACCATTACTTCGGCACTCTGCCCGGCGTACGCGGCTTTAGCGATCGCATCACCATTCCTTTGCCCGGCGACCGTCACGTCTGGCAGCAGCAGGGGGAACATCGGTTGGTGTTGCCCTATCATCTCGACAGCAAGCTCGGCAATGCCCAACGGGTAAGCGGCACGCCGCATTCGTGGGTAGATGAACAATCCGCCTGGGACAGCGGCCGCATGAGCGCCTGGCCGACCTACAAAACGCCCACCTCGATGGGCTATTACCGTCGGCACGAATTACCGTTCCAGTTTGCGCTGGCCGAAACCTTCACCCTGTGCGACGCCTATCATTGCTCGATCCACGCCGGCACCAACACCAACCGCCTGTTCCACTGGACCGGCACCAATGGCCCGACGGCGGCCGAGGTCGCGGTGGTGGTCAACGAGTGGGACAGCCCCGGCCCGGCGGAAGTCGGCTACCAGTGGCAGACCTATCCGGAGCGGCTGGAGGCCGGCGGCGTCAGTTGGAAGGTCTATCAGTTTTTGCCTGATAACTTCACCGACAACCCACTGGCGGGATTCCGCCAGTACCGTGCCGCCAGCGTTAAGGTCGGCAACCCGGCACAGCCGCCAAAAGACTTCACCGCCTTTGTACCCTATAGCGATGAATTGAACGTTGAAGCCCCGCTGTACAAGGGCAATGGCAATACGCTGCCGGCAGCCGACGGCAACGATCTGGATGCGATGCTGACCGGCTTTCGTAACGACGTACAGCAGGGCAAGCTGCCGCAGGTAAGCTGGATTATCGCCCCGGCGGCCTACTCGGAGCACCCCGGGCCTTCCAGCCCGGTGCAGGGCGGCTGGTTTACCCAGGAGATCCTCAATGCGCTGACGGATAACCCGGAGGTGTGGAGCAAGACCGTGCTGCTGGTCAATTACGACGAAAACGACGGTTTCTTCGACCATATGCCTTCGCCCTCGGCCCCGTCACTGCGTGAAGACGGCAGCTTCGCCGGTAAATCGACGGTGCCGTTCGATAGTGAAATCTTTCAGCATGTCGCCCCACCCGGTTCACAAGAGCAACCGCCACCGGACGGCCGTATCTATGGCCCAGGGCCGCGAGTACCGATGTTGGTGCTGTCTCCCTGGAGCCGTGGCGGCTGGGTCAATTCACAGGTATTCGACCACACCTCGGTACTGCAATTTTTAGAAAAACGTTTCCAGGTGCATGAACCGAACATCAGCGCCTGGCGACGGGCGGTCTGTGGTGACCTCACTTCCGCCTTCAACTTTGTCGACCCTAATGAGGAAACCTTGCCTCGTCTGCCCACCACCAGTCGCCACGCCGCCGACAGTCTGCGCCAGCGACAGGAACAGTTACCGCAGGTGCCCTTGCCGCCGGTGAACAGGCAACAGTTACCGCATCAGTCGCGACTGGCACGCCCATCGCGTGCGCTGCCTTACCAGCTGCACGTTGAGGCCAGCAGCAACCCCGAGCAAAAAATGCTGACGCTCAACCTGTACAACACTGGCGAACAGGGCGTGGTCTTTCATGTGTATGACCTGCTGAGTCTGGAGCAGATCCCACGGCGCTATACCGTCGAGGCCGGTAAAGCGGTCAGTGACAACTGGCTAACGGCGGATCGCTACCACCTGTGGTTGCTAGGCCCCAACGGTTTTCATCGTGAGCTGGGTGGCAGCGTTCTGCAGCCGCAGCCGGAAGTGCAACTCACCCCGCAGGGCGATCGTTTATCGCTAACGCTAACCAACGCGGGTAGCCAGGCAACAACGGTAACCATCGCCCGCTGCCCTTATACGCAAAAAGGCCCCTGGCAGATTGAACTGCCGGCGGGTGGCCGCCATCAGCAGGCCTTTGCTACCAAATCCAGCGGTGGCTGGTACGATCTTTCACTGCAGGGGGCACAGGGCTGGCAACGCCGACTGGCAGGCCGGCTGGAGAACGGCGACCACAGCGTCAGCGATCCGTTAATGGGTAAAGCCTGA